Proteins encoded in a region of the Marinococcus sp. PL1-022 genome:
- the ispF gene encoding 2-C-methyl-D-erythritol 2,4-cyclodiphosphate synthase has product MRIGHGYDVHQLQEGRPLILGGINIPHDKGLLGHSDADVLLHAVTDAILGAVGLGDIGRHFPDTDPEFKDADSADLLSHACSLVQAQGWKLGNVDATILAQQPKMAPHIPKMKKRIGELLEAEAEDQVNVKATTTEKLGFVGRKEGIAAHAVVLLQPAD; this is encoded by the coding sequence ATGAGAATTGGACATGGATATGATGTACACCAACTGCAGGAAGGCCGCCCTTTAATACTGGGAGGCATAAACATTCCTCATGATAAAGGACTCCTTGGACATTCGGATGCGGACGTTTTACTTCATGCAGTAACAGATGCGATACTGGGGGCAGTCGGGCTGGGCGATATCGGCAGGCATTTTCCGGACACGGATCCTGAATTTAAAGATGCTGATTCTGCAGACCTGCTTTCTCATGCCTGCAGTCTTGTACAAGCACAGGGATGGAAGCTTGGAAATGTCGATGCGACTATACTGGCCCAGCAGCCAAAAATGGCACCGCACATTCCGAAAATGAAAAAGCGGATCGGTGAACTGCTTGAAGCAGAAGCAGAGGACCAGGTGAACGTAAAAGCGACGACTACAGAAAAGCTTGGGTTTGTCGGCCGAAAAGAAGGTATTGCTGCTCATGCTGTTGTACTTCTGCAGCCGGCTGATTAA
- the gltX gene encoding glutamate--tRNA ligase has product MSEKVRVRFAPSPTGHLHIGGARSALFNYLFARSQGGDFILRIEDTDQERNVEDATARLMESLRWLGIEWDESVDVGGPHAPYQSMERIDLYKEYVQRLLDEGKAYYDYMTEEELAQEREEQMARGEAPKYSGRDRDLTPAQRKAYEDQGIKPVVRFRVPEGQSVIIDDVVRGNVIFESNDIGDFVIARKDGIPTYNFAVVIDDHLMEISHVIRAEEHLSNTPRQALVYDAFDWEKPRFAHASLILNPNRQKMSKRDGSVIQFVEQYRDLGYLPEAIVNFLALLGWSPKGEEELFTIEELKEQFSLERVSKAPAVFDTDKLAWMNNQYVKEADTERLTLLALPHLQEAGKLPAKLSEEQYEWLKQLVGIYQEQMHYAAEIVELTDLFFKTEIDYTQEAREVLEQEHVSTVLEHFSKELDEAPDFEPETVKKAVKATQKATGYKGKQLFMPVRVATTGQTHGPELPVAISLLGRNVVQARLQQVLSS; this is encoded by the coding sequence ATGAGTGAAAAAGTACGTGTACGGTTTGCGCCGAGTCCGACCGGCCATCTTCATATCGGAGGAGCGCGCTCGGCACTGTTTAATTATTTATTCGCCAGAAGCCAGGGCGGAGATTTTATTCTGCGCATTGAAGATACAGATCAGGAGCGTAACGTGGAAGATGCTACTGCCCGTTTAATGGAAAGCCTGCGCTGGCTTGGCATCGAATGGGATGAAAGCGTGGATGTCGGCGGCCCGCATGCGCCTTATCAGTCGATGGAACGAATCGATCTGTATAAAGAATACGTCCAGCGTCTTCTCGATGAAGGCAAGGCCTATTACGACTACATGACAGAAGAAGAGCTTGCCCAGGAACGAGAAGAGCAGATGGCCCGTGGGGAAGCGCCGAAATACAGCGGGCGTGACAGAGACCTTACGCCGGCGCAGCGGAAAGCATACGAAGACCAGGGGATTAAGCCGGTCGTTCGTTTTCGTGTTCCGGAAGGACAGAGCGTCATCATTGATGACGTGGTAAGAGGAAACGTTATTTTCGAGTCCAACGACATTGGGGACTTTGTCATAGCCCGTAAAGACGGCATACCAACATACAACTTTGCGGTAGTGATTGATGATCATTTGATGGAAATTTCCCACGTGATCCGTGCAGAAGAGCATCTTTCCAATACACCGCGGCAGGCGCTGGTCTATGATGCCTTTGACTGGGAAAAGCCGCGTTTTGCCCACGCATCACTGATTTTGAATCCGAACCGCCAGAAAATGAGCAAGCGTGACGGATCTGTCATCCAATTTGTCGAACAATACCGTGATCTTGGATACCTGCCGGAAGCTATCGTGAACTTCCTGGCGCTGCTCGGGTGGTCTCCAAAAGGAGAAGAAGAGCTGTTTACCATTGAAGAATTAAAAGAACAGTTTTCGCTTGAGAGGGTCTCCAAGGCCCCGGCGGTCTTTGATACAGACAAGCTTGCCTGGATGAACAACCAGTATGTAAAAGAAGCGGACACAGAACGTCTGACACTGCTTGCACTTCCGCATCTTCAGGAAGCAGGAAAGCTGCCGGCAAAGCTTTCGGAAGAACAGTACGAGTGGCTGAAGCAGCTTGTCGGCATCTATCAGGAGCAAATGCATTATGCAGCAGAAATTGTCGAGCTGACAGATTTGTTCTTCAAAACAGAAATTGACTATACCCAGGAAGCCCGTGAGGTGCTCGAGCAGGAGCATGTAAGCACCGTGCTGGAGCACTTCTCGAAAGAGCTCGACGAAGCTCCGGACTTTGAACCGGAAACGGTGAAAAAAGCGGTAAAGGCTACCCAGAAAGCGACAGGCTATAAAGGCAAGCAGCTGTTTATGCCGGTCCGGGTGGCGACAACTGGTCAGACGCACGGACCGGAGCTGCCGGTAGCTATTTCGCTCCTTGGAAGAAACGTTGTACAGGCAAGGCTGCAGCAGGTCCTCTCTTCATAA
- the epsC gene encoding serine O-acetyltransferase EpsC, which yields MWKTLKNDLDVVFDQDPAARNRLEVVFTYAGVHAVWSHRFAHWLWKKKMFFLSRVISQLSRFITGIEIHPGAVVGERLFIDHGMGVVIGETCEIGDNVTIFQGVTLGGTGKEKGKRHPTIEDHVLIASGAKVLGSMTIGKHSRIGAGSVVLNEVPPNSTVVGIPGKVVVQDGVKINRNSLDHQNLPDPVADKLRSLEEEIEMLKERLPEHESADHEQSVKGREQ from the coding sequence ATGTGGAAAACGCTGAAAAATGATTTGGACGTCGTGTTTGACCAGGACCCGGCAGCACGGAACCGTCTGGAGGTGGTCTTCACGTATGCAGGTGTTCACGCTGTATGGTCACATCGTTTCGCTCATTGGCTGTGGAAGAAAAAAATGTTTTTCCTGTCACGGGTAATTTCACAGCTCAGCCGTTTTATTACCGGAATTGAAATTCATCCAGGAGCCGTAGTTGGCGAACGGCTATTTATCGACCACGGCATGGGAGTCGTTATCGGGGAAACATGTGAAATCGGTGATAATGTAACGATTTTCCAGGGAGTCACTTTAGGTGGTACGGGTAAAGAAAAAGGCAAGCGGCATCCGACGATTGAAGATCATGTATTAATCGCAAGCGGGGCTAAGGTGCTCGGTTCCATGACGATTGGAAAGCATTCCCGCATCGGTGCAGGTTCGGTCGTATTAAATGAAGTGCCGCCAAACTCAACGGTCGTCGGCATTCCGGGAAAGGTGGTTGTGCAGGATGGCGTCAAGATCAACAGAAACTCGCTCGACCACCAGAACCTACCGGACCCGGTAGCTGACAAGCTTCGTTCCCTTGAAGAGGAGATCGAAATGCTGAAAGAGCGGCTCCCGGAGCACGAAAGCGCAGACCATGAACAATCGGTGAAAGGAAGAGAGCAGTAA
- the cysS gene encoding cysteine--tRNA ligase, whose amino-acid sequence MAIHIYNSLTNQKELFQPIDPDRITMYVCGPTVYNYIHIGNARPAIVFDAVRRYLMYRGYNVYYVSNFTDVDDKIIKAAQEMNEEVPVLANRFIDTYLEDIESLGVEKADLHPRATETVTEMIEFIEQLIAKGFAYESNGDVYYRTKKFKNYGKLSSQSVGDLQMGARIEVGEQKEDPMDFTLWKKAKENEIAWNSPWGEGRPGWHIECSAMVKKYMGDTIDIHAGGQDLKFPHHENEIAQTEALTGKPMANYWMHNGYININNEKMSKSLGNFVLVHDMIQQHDPEVIRFFMMQAHYRNPINFDNDLLESARAGLERLRSTLENVKHRRGESADGGSGEGREAAERAKVRFLEEMDDDFNTANAISVLFDLAREANKYMQQPQTSIASLDAIIETMTEIGDVLGVSLEKEEEMLDEDIEQLLKERVEARKNKNFARADEIRDQLENDGILLEDTPQGTRWKRK is encoded by the coding sequence ATGGCGATTCATATATACAATTCATTAACCAATCAAAAAGAACTGTTTCAACCGATAGACCCGGACCGGATCACAATGTACGTGTGCGGGCCGACTGTGTACAACTACATTCATATCGGCAATGCCCGTCCTGCTATTGTTTTTGATGCTGTCCGCCGCTATCTGATGTACCGTGGATACAATGTGTACTACGTGTCGAATTTCACCGATGTGGATGACAAAATTATTAAAGCTGCCCAGGAAATGAATGAAGAAGTGCCGGTGCTCGCTAATCGTTTTATCGACACGTACCTTGAAGATATCGAATCGCTCGGAGTTGAAAAAGCGGATCTTCATCCGCGGGCGACCGAAACAGTGACAGAAATGATCGAGTTTATCGAGCAGCTGATCGCAAAAGGATTTGCCTATGAATCAAACGGCGATGTGTATTACCGCACAAAGAAATTCAAAAACTACGGAAAGCTTTCCTCGCAGTCGGTCGGAGATCTGCAAATGGGTGCGCGAATCGAAGTAGGCGAACAGAAAGAGGACCCGATGGATTTCACGCTCTGGAAAAAAGCGAAGGAAAACGAAATTGCGTGGAACAGCCCGTGGGGCGAAGGGCGCCCGGGATGGCATATTGAATGCTCGGCGATGGTGAAGAAATATATGGGAGACACTATAGATATTCATGCCGGCGGCCAGGATTTAAAATTCCCCCACCACGAAAACGAAATTGCCCAGACGGAAGCATTGACCGGCAAGCCGATGGCCAACTACTGGATGCACAACGGCTATATTAATATTAATAATGAAAAAATGTCGAAATCGCTCGGAAATTTCGTGCTGGTGCATGACATGATTCAGCAGCACGATCCGGAAGTGATCCGCTTTTTCATGATGCAGGCGCACTACCGCAATCCTATTAACTTTGATAACGATTTGCTTGAATCGGCCAGAGCCGGGCTGGAGCGGCTGCGCTCCACGCTTGAAAACGTCAAGCACCGCCGGGGTGAAAGTGCGGACGGCGGCAGCGGAGAAGGCCGGGAGGCGGCCGAACGGGCCAAGGTGCGCTTTCTGGAGGAAATGGATGATGACTTCAACACGGCAAATGCCATCAGTGTACTGTTTGACCTGGCCCGGGAAGCAAATAAATATATGCAGCAGCCACAGACAAGTATCGCCTCACTGGATGCGATTATTGAAACGATGACAGAAATTGGGGACGTGCTGGGGGTATCTTTGGAAAAAGAGGAGGAAATGCTCGATGAAGACATCGAACAGCTTCTCAAAGAGCGGGTGGAAGCAAGAAAAAATAAAAACTTTGCCCGTGCCGATGAAATCCGGGACCAGCTCGAGAACGACGGAATTTTATTAGAAGATACGCCACAGGGAACCCGGTGGAAGAGGAAGTAG
- a CDS encoding Mini-ribonuclease 3: MINYSKVDEKQLNALALAYMGDAVLETHIRHYLISEGKVRPQELHKQATSYVSAQAQAEVLRSMWEEGYLTEEETAVARRGRNAKSGSIPKNTDLATYRMSTAFEAVIGYLYFAGRQERVNEIIAFAIDKTQERGQSL; this comes from the coding sequence ATGATAAACTATAGTAAAGTAGATGAAAAGCAGTTAAATGCTCTGGCGCTTGCGTATATGGGAGATGCAGTGCTTGAAACCCACATCCGTCATTATTTAATTTCGGAAGGGAAAGTGCGGCCGCAGGAGCTGCATAAGCAGGCTACCTCCTACGTATCGGCTCAGGCCCAGGCGGAAGTACTTCGGTCCATGTGGGAGGAAGGGTATTTAACTGAAGAGGAGACAGCCGTAGCCAGACGTGGACGCAACGCGAAATCCGGAAGCATCCCCAAAAACACGGACCTGGCCACCTACCGTATGAGTACAGCGTTTGAAGCAGTGATTGGGTATCTGTATTTTGCCGGCAGACAGGAACGGGTGAACGAAATTATTGCATTTGCGATAGACAAAACACAAGAAAGAGGCCAGTCATTATGA
- the rlmB gene encoding 23S rRNA (guanosine(2251)-2'-O)-methyltransferase RlmB: protein MSQEWIAGKNPVIEALKADRKIERIMIADTAKKGAAQEIRALAGKKGIAVQEVSKKKLDELDAGVHQGVAAAVPAYQYAGMEDLFRKAEKQHEDPFFLVLDGVEDPHNLGSMIRTANASGVHGVIIPKRRAAGVTQTVVKTSAGAVEYVPVVRVTNINKTLDELKEKGLWIAGTGIENASDYRQMQADMPLALVIGNEGKGLSRLVKEACDFLVQIPMHGAVTSLNASVAGGVLMYEVMRKRQEKGRQTP from the coding sequence ATGAGCCAGGAATGGATCGCGGGGAAAAATCCTGTTATAGAAGCGTTGAAAGCCGACCGGAAAATTGAAAGAATTATGATCGCAGATACTGCCAAAAAAGGAGCAGCACAGGAAATAAGAGCTCTGGCAGGAAAAAAAGGAATAGCAGTGCAGGAGGTTTCAAAGAAAAAACTTGATGAGCTCGATGCAGGCGTACACCAGGGAGTAGCGGCGGCTGTGCCGGCTTATCAGTACGCAGGAATGGAGGATTTATTCCGAAAAGCAGAAAAGCAGCACGAGGACCCTTTTTTCCTTGTCCTGGACGGGGTGGAGGATCCTCATAATCTGGGTTCCATGATACGGACGGCGAATGCCTCCGGCGTACACGGCGTCATTATTCCGAAAAGACGGGCTGCAGGTGTGACCCAAACCGTAGTAAAAACATCGGCCGGAGCCGTCGAATATGTGCCGGTAGTCCGTGTAACAAACATTAATAAAACGCTCGATGAATTAAAGGAAAAAGGCCTTTGGATAGCCGGGACGGGAATAGAGAACGCCTCTGATTACAGGCAGATGCAGGCAGACATGCCGCTTGCTCTGGTAATCGGAAACGAAGGAAAGGGATTGAGCCGGCTTGTAAAGGAAGCCTGTGACTTTCTGGTACAGATTCCGATGCACGGAGCAGTTACTTCATTGAACGCTTCTGTCGCCGGTGGTGTTCTAATGTATGAAGTGATGCGTAAAAGACAGGAGAAGGGCAGGCAGACACCATGA
- a CDS encoding NYN domain-containing protein: protein MKDILLVDGYNVIGDWPELKPLRAGHLEEARDRLIDAMAEYQAYKGWRVIVVFDAHMVPGIGKNYQLKRVEVVYTREHETADERIEKLVGELKNVETRVHVATSDYAEQSMTFGSGALRKSARELRHETKLVEKGIEEQLENQKKAIHKTTLPITEEMAEIFDKWRKRDL, encoded by the coding sequence ATGAAGGACATTCTTCTCGTAGATGGATATAACGTGATTGGCGACTGGCCGGAGCTGAAGCCGCTCCGGGCCGGTCATCTGGAAGAGGCACGGGACCGGCTTATTGATGCCATGGCGGAGTACCAGGCGTATAAAGGATGGAGAGTTATTGTTGTTTTCGACGCCCATATGGTTCCCGGCATTGGGAAAAACTATCAGCTGAAACGTGTGGAGGTAGTATATACGAGAGAACACGAAACAGCTGATGAGCGCATCGAAAAATTAGTCGGAGAGTTAAAAAACGTGGAAACGAGGGTACACGTCGCCACCTCTGATTATGCTGAACAGTCAATGACGTTTGGGAGCGGGGCATTAAGAAAATCAGCACGGGAGCTCCGGCATGAAACAAAGCTTGTCGAAAAAGGCATCGAAGAACAGCTTGAAAATCAAAAAAAAGCAATTCATAAGACTACTCTTCCTATTACGGAAGAAATGGCAGAAATTTTCGACAAATGGCGCAAAAGGGATCTGTAG